GGCCTAGCCTGAGGTTACGGAGCGCTGATCCCCCAACGTATTGCTCCTGGTACTGCGCGCGAGCGCACCACCTCCTTTCCCGGAAAACGCCCGGCCGATGCCGGGCGTTTTCCGCTGGAGGCCGGTCAGAGCCCGGCCAGGACCTCGTCGAGCGCCGCCAGCGCTTTTTCCACGTCGAAGCCCCCGCCCTGGGCCAGGTGGGGCTTGCCGCCGCCGCGCCCGCCGGTCCGCTCGGCGAGCGCGCGGATCACCTGCCCGGCGGCGAGGCCGCGCTGGACGGCGTCGGGGCTCACCTTGACGATGAGCGCGCCCCCCGCCCCCACGACGACGAGGTCGACGCCGTAGCGCTCGAGGATCTCGTCGGCCACCTGGCGCAGCGACGGCACATCGAGGCCGGCGAAGGCCGCGGCCACGTAGCGCCAGCCCCCGGCCTCGCGCACCGCGGGGGCGCCCCCGCCGCCCAGCTGGGCGCGCGCCAGGTCCGCGGCCAGCTTCTCGTTCTCGCGGCGCAGTTGCTTGAGCTCCTGCTGCAGCTTCTCGATGCGCTGCGGCAGCCCCTCGAGGCTGGTGCCCAGCGCCCGCGCCAGCGCCGCGTCGCGGTCGAGCAGGTCGCGGGCGTAGCGCACCGCCGCCTCGCCGGTGAGCGCCTCGATGCGGCGCACGCCCGCGGAGACCGCCTCCTCGGCGGTGATCACGAAGTAGCCGATCTCGCCGGTGCGGCGCACGTGGCAGCCGCCGCAGAGCTCCATCGAGCGCACCTCGGCCTCGAGGATGCCGGCGGTGTCGGGGCTGCCCTCCACCTTGACGACGCGCACGGTGTCGGCGTATTTCTCGCCGAACAGCGCCATGGCGCCGGCCTTCTTGGCCTCCTCCAGGGGCATGAAGGTCCAGCTCACCGGGAAGTCGGCCTGGACCCAGCGGTTGACGAGCAGCTCGACCTTGCGCACCTCCTCGGGGCTGAGGGCGGCGGCGTGGGTGAAGTCGAAGCGCAGCCGGTCGGGGGCGACCAGGCTGCCCGCCTGGCGCACCTGCGGCCCCAGCACCGCCCGCAAGGCCGCGTGCAGCAGGTGGGTGGCCGTGTGGTTCTTCTCGGTGCAGCGGCGCTCGGGGTCGACGACGGCGCGCACGGCGGCGCCGACGGCAAGCGCCCCCTCCTCGACCTCGACCTCGTGCAGGTGCAGGCCCTGCTTGCTCTTCTTGGTGGTCACGACCCGGGCGCGGCCTCCGGGCCACTCGAGGTAACCCGAGTCGCCCACCTGACCGCCGCCCTCGGCGTAGAAGGGGGTGCGGTCGAGGACGACCTGGCCGCCCTGGCCGGCCTCGAGGCGGTCGAGCTCGGCCTCGCCCTGAAGGATGAGGAGCACCTTGCCCTCGTCCTCGAGGCGCTCGTATCCGGTGAACTCGGTGGCGCCGTGGTCTTCGAAGACGCGCTCGAGCGCCGGGGCGGCGGCGGCGAAGACGTCGCCCGAAAAGGCGCTGGCGGCGCGGGCGCGCTCGACCTGTTCGCGCATGGCCCGCTCGAAGCCCTCGCGGTCCACCTTGACGCCGCGCTCGGCGGCGATCTCCTCGGTGAGGTCGAGGGGGAAGCCGTAGGTGTCGTGCAACCGGAAGGCCTCTTCGCCGGGGAGGACGTCGCCCTCCTTGAGGCCGGCCAGGAGCGACTCGAGCCTGCGGATGCCCTGCTCGAGGGTCTCGAGGAAACGCGCCTCCTCGGCGCGGATCGCCGGCTGGACGCTGGCGAGCTGCTCCTTCATCTCGGGGTAGTAGTCCCCCAACAGCTCGGCGACGACCGGGGCGAGCTCGTGCAGGAAGGGCTCCTTGATGCCCAGCAGGTAGCCGTGGCGCACCGCCCGGCGCAGGAGGCGCCGGATCACGTAGCCGCGCCCGGTGTTGGAAAAGGTGGCGCCGTCGGAGAGCGCGGCGACCACGGCGCGCACGTGGTCGGCGATGACGCGGTGGCTCACGCTCAGCGCGCCCTTGTAGGGCACGCCCGAGCGCTCGGCCACGAGGTCGATGAGCGGCTTGAAGGTGTCGGTGGCGTAGAAGTCCTCCACGTCCTGCAGGATGGCGGCCACCCGGTAGAGGCCCATTCCGGTGTCGATGTTCTTCTGCGGCAGGGGCTCGAGCACCCCCTCTCCGGGGATGGGGCCGGAGCGGTTGAACTGGGTGAAGACCAGGTTCCAGATCTCCACGAAGCGGTCGCCGGATCCGGTGTTGGGCCCGGTCTCGTCCGGGCTGCCGAAGCCGGGGCCGCGGTCGTAGAAGATCTCGCTGCAAGGGCCGCAGGGGCCGTTGGGCCCCTCGCTGATCGCGCCCGCGGGCCAGAAGTTCTCGTCCTCGTCCCAGCGGCTGATCCGCTCCTCGGGCACCCCCACCACGTCGCGCCAGATGGCGTAGGCCTCGTCGTCGTCCTTGTAGACGGTGACGTAGAGGCGGTCGGGGTCGAGGCCCAGCCACTTGGGGTCGGTCACGAACTCCCAGGCCCAGGCGATGGCCTCCTTCTTGAAGTAGTCGCCGAAGGAAAAGTTGCCGAGCATCTCGAAGAAGGTGTTGTGGCGGGCGGTGCGCCCGACGTTTTCGATGTCGCCGACGCGCAGGCACTTCTGGCAGGTGACCACCCGGCGATGCTCCCCCTCGTGCCCGGGAAAGACCGGCTTGGCCCCCATGAAGTAGGGTTTGAGCGGCGCCATGCCGGCGACGATGAAGAGCAGGGTGGGGTCGTCTTCGGGAATGAGGCTGAAGGGCGGCAGCCGCAGGTGCCCCTTCTCCTCGAAGAAACGCAGGTATTTTTCGCGGATCTCGGCGGTCGTCATCAGCGGGATTATACCGCGCTCTACTTTTATTCACGCGCTCCTGGGCTAGACTCGGCCGCGTGGAACTCGTTCTCTTGGTCTGGCGCAACCTGACCGCACGCTTCACCCGCAGCCTCTTCACCTGGCTGGGCATCGCCGTGGCCACGGCCTCGATGGTGCTCTTCCTCTCCTTCGGCGAGGGGCTGCGTCAGGCGCTCGTCAGCGAGATGGGCAACTTCGGTCCCCAGATCCGGGTGGTGGCCGAGGGTACCGACGTCTTCAGCCCGCCCCAGCCCGAGCTGCCTCCGGAGATGCTCGAGCAGATCCGGGCCATGGCCCCCGAACTGGGCATCCGCAAGATCATCCCCTCGGTGATGCTGGTCCGCGGCGGGTTCGACCCGACGTCGAGCTTCATCTTCCACGGCCTGCCCGAAGGCGCGGACCCGCGCGACTTCTACCCGCCGGCCAAGGCGGCCGCGGGCAGGCTCGACCCCCATCCCGACGGCGCGGTGGTGGGGGCGAAGAAGGCCGAGCTGAGCAAGCTGACGCTGGGCAAGCCGCTGCGGCTGAGCCGCGAGGTCACCGTGCCGGTCGTGGGCATCCTCGAGCCCGCGAGCGGGCTGGTCGACAGCCTGATCTTCGTCCCCCTCAAGACGCTGCAGCAGGTGCTGGGCACCAAGAACTACGGCGTCTTCATGATCCTCCTCGACCCCGACGCCAAGGTCGAAGAGGTGGCCCGGAAGCTGGAGGCGGCCATCCCCGGCATCGACGCCCAGAGCACCAACGAGGCCCTCAAGTTCGCGGAGCGCTCGCTGCGCATCGGCGACCTGATCCGCTTCGGCATCAGCCTGGTCGCGCTGGTGGTGGGCGGGCTGCTCGTCGCCAACACCGTGATGATGAGCGTCTACGAACGCACGCGCGAGTTCGGGGTGATGCGCGCCATCGGCGCGCGCCGCCGCTTCATCTTCGGTCTGGTGCTTTCCGAAGCGCTCTTCCTGGCGCTCGCGGGCGGCCTCGCGGGCGTGCTCGCAGGCGTGCTCGGTTCGGCGGCGATCAACGCCTACACCCAGGAGGCGGTGGGGCTCGCCCTCTCGGCGGTCACCCCGCGCCTGGCGCTGTTTTCGATGGCGGTTGCGCTGGTGCTGGGGCTGCTGGCGGGCCTGCTGCCGGCGCGCGGGGCCAGCCGCATTCCCGTGACCGAAGCGCTGGGGAGGGTCTGATGCTGCGCGCGGAGAACCTGACCAAACGCTACCGCCAGGGCAGCGTCACCGTGACCGCCCTGGAAGGGTTCAGCTACGAGTTTCCCCCCGGTCCGACGGCCGTGGTGGGGCCGAGCGGATCCGGCAAGACGACGTTGCTCAACCTGCTCGCGGGCTTCGACCTGCCCACCGAGGGCGAGGTCGAGCTGGGGGGCGCCCGCCTCGACCGCCTGGGCGAGGACGAGCGCGCCGGGGTGCGGCTCGAGCAGGCGGGGTTCGTCTTCCAGAGCTGGAACCTGCTGCCCACCCTGACGGCCCTCGAGAACGTCGCCTTCCCCCTGCTGCTCGCGGGGGTGGCGGCGGGGGTGCGGCGCGAACGGGCCATGGCGCTGCTCGAGCAGGTGGGGCTCGCGGACCGCGCCCACCACCGACCCAACCAGCTCTCCGGGGGCGAGCAGCAGCGCGTGGCCATCGCCCGGGCGCTGGCGCTCGAACCCGCGGTGCTCTTCGCCGACGAACCCACGGGCAACCTCGACTCCGCCGCCGGGCACCGGGTGCTCGATCTGCTGCTGGAGCACGCCGTCGGCGAGCGCCGGCTCGTCCTCGTCACCCACGACCTCGAGATCGCCGCCCGCGCGGAACGGGTGCTGCACCTGCGCGACGGCCGGCTCGTCAAGATCGAGGAGCCCGCCGCCGTCTAGCGGGGTTCAGGAACGGGGTTCGACCACCAGGCCGGAACGCTTGGCCTGGTACATGCGGGCGTCGGCCAGCTTGATCAGCTCGGAGGGGTCGCGGGTGTCCTCGGGGAAGGCCGCGGCCCCGATGTTCACCCCCACGCAGGTCGTCTCGACGCAGACCTGCTCGATGGCGCGGGCGTAGCGTTCCGCCGCCCGCACGGCGCCCAGCAGCGCCGTGTGCGGCATGAGCACCGCGAACTCGTCGCCGCCCCAGCGGAAGATGCGGTCGCCGTTGCGGGTGATCTCGCTCAGCACCCGCCCCACGCGCACCAGCACCTGGTCGCCGGCGGCGTGGCCGTAGCGGTCGTTGACCTCCTTGAAGCGGCTCAGGTCCATGACCAGGATGGAGAGCGGGTAGCCGTAGCGCTCGGCGCTCTGCCACATCACCGTGAACTCGCGGTCGAAGGCGCGGCGGTTGGGCAGACCGGTGAGGGGGTCGGTGTGCGCCGCCCGCTCGAGTAGGTTGCGGTAGTGCTGTTCGTGCAGCAGCAGCGCCGCCTGCTGGGCGAAGAAACGCGCGGCCTCGATCGACTCGTCGTCAAAGGCCTCGGGGTCGGAGAAGGACTCGATGTTGAGGACGGCCAGCACCTCCCCCTGGTAGACGATCGGGAGGCAGAGGTTGGCCTTGATCTCGCGCACCCGCCCCGCCTGGTCGATGACCTCGATCGGCGCGGTCTTGTAGCTCACCTCGGCGATGTCCTGCTCCACCGCGGAGAAGACGCGGGGCTCGCCGCGGCTCCAGGCCTCCTCGCCGGCGCCGTACCAGACGTCGCGCACGTCCTCGAGGCTGAAGCGGATCTTCTTCAGCCCCTCCTGCTCGTAGCCCAGGGAGGCGGTGTAGCGGAAGTCGTCCTCGGGGGTGCGCACCAGCAGGCTGCCGGCCTCGCCACCGGGCACCAGGCGGACGGCGTAGGCCAGCAGGCGGTCGTAGGCCAGCTCGATGGGGGAGTCGAAGACCTCGCGCTCGAGCCGCAGGAGGGCGTTCATGCGCTCGCGGGTCAGGAACTGCTCGGCCATCAACCCGAGGCCGCGGGCCACCAGGACCAGGAAGTCGCGCTCCTCGTCCTCCCAGGAGCGCACCTTTTCGTCCTGGATAACGAGGACGATGCGGGCGCGGCGCTCGCCGGAAACCGGCACGAAGGCCAGCGACTTCACCCCCGCCTCGTAGACCGAGTCGACCTTGAGGTCGAAGGCCCCGTAGTCGTCGATGAAGAGCGGACGGCGCTGGATGTAGCTGCGCCAGACCCCGCCCCAGCCGGCGGGCAGGCCGTTCTCCAGCAGCTCGCGCTCGGCCTCGGGGATCCGGCCCACCATGGCCAGGGGCTCGAAACGCCCCCCGCGGAAGATCACGACCAGGCCGGACGAGGCCCCCAGCACCGGCAGGAGGAGCTGGATCACCTTCTCCGAGGCTTCGGTCAGGCTGCGGCTGGAGGCCAGCGCGGTCATCAGGCGGCTGAACTGCTCCGCCTCGCGGTTCTCCTGCAACCGCCGGCGCACCAGGCAGACCAGGTTGGCGAAGGCCGTGATCAGGTCGCGCTCGTCTTCTTCCAGGGGCCCCGCCGGCTCGACGCAGAGCACGTAGCGGTCGCACATGGGCACCAGGAAGCGGTAGGGGCCGCGGCCGCCGCCGTCGAGGTAGAGGGGTTCGTCGCTCTGGCTGGCGCGCAGCAGCGGCTCGCGCCACTCCTCGGGGCGGCAGTCGCCCGACTCGACGCGGACCTCGTCGTCCTCGACGCGGAGCACGCAGGCCCCGCGCGCCGGACCCTCCTCGAAGAAACGAGGCGCGCGCCGCAACAGCTCGTCGGGGTCCTCGAAGCGGGCCACCCGTTTGGAGGCGTGCAGGATGGCCCGCAGGCTGCCGCGGATGCGCGCCTGCCTGAGGCTGAGGGCGTCGGCGCGGCGCTTGAGCAGGTGGCCGCCCACGGCCACGAACGCCAGCCCCAGGGCGTCGAGCAGCATCGTCCGGTCCGAGAGGCCGTGCCCCAGGTACATCAGCCAGGTGACCGCGGCGGCGCCCAGACCGGCGAGGCCGCCCCAGAACCAGGCGGCCATGAAGACGGCGAAGGCGCCGAAGGTCATGGACTCGGTCCAGTACCCCAGCAACAGCAGGAGCACGACGATCAGGACAGGCACCCAGGGTCCGCGCATTTTCCGTATTGTATACATGCGAACCCTTTCCCCTCTAGAGGAGCCTTCGCTGGCTGTCGCGCTTTCCGGCCCAGCGGGGCCGCTGGGCGCCGTCGGCCTCGAGGACGAAGGCGTTCACGTCGTCGGCGAGCTGGGCGCGCAGCAGCCGCAGCAGCCGCTCGCGGGCCAGGGCGTCGGCGATCGGGAAGAAGACCTCGAGCCGGCGGTCGAAGTTGCGTTCCATCCAGTCGGCGCTCGAGGCCCACACCTCCCAGCCCTCCGCGGTCCTGAAGGCGGCGAGCCGGGCGTGCTCGAGGAAGCGGCCCACCAGGCTGATGCTCTCGAAGCGGGGGTGCAGCGCGGTGAGCGTGGAGCGCACCACCAGCCGCACCCGCGCCCCGCGGTCGGCGGCCGCGGCGAGCGCGCGCAGCAGGCGGGCGTCGGTGAGGTGGTTCACCTTGACGATCACCTCGCCGCGGTCGCGCGCCACGGCGGCGATCTTGGCGAGCAGCAGCTCGCGGGCCGCGGGACCGCTGGCCAGGGTCTTCGGCTCCGGCGTCCGCCCCGCGGCCAGGGCGTCGAAGTAGCCGGCGACGTCGGCGGTCAGCTCCGGCCGGGCGGTGAAGTAGGAGAGGTCGGTGTAGAGGCGGCCGTTGTGGGGGTTGTAGTTTCCCGTGCCCAGGTGGGCGTAGACGCCGTGTTCGGCCTCGACGAGAAAGAGCTTGGCGTGCACCTTGGCCCCGGGCGGGTAGTCGAGGACCCGCACCCCGTGCCCCTCGAAGTGCAGCCGCCAGTAGAGGTTGACCAGCTCGTCGAAGCGGGCCCGACCCTCGAGGAGCACCTCGACCTCCTTGCCGCGGTCGGCGGCCTCGATCAGCGCGTCCAGGATGGGGTTCTCACGGCCCACGCGGTAGAGCGTGGCGCGGAGGCGGCGCACCCCGGGGTCGCGCGCCGCGGCGCGCGCGAAACCGACCACCTGGCCGAAGTCGTCCCGCGGATGGTAGAGGGTGACGTCGCGTCCGCGCAGGCAGGCGAAGGGGTCGCTCGCGAAGCCGCGGCGGCGCCGGGGGCGCAGCGGGGGGAAGCGCAGCCCGGGCACCTCCAGGTCCGCGAGCTCGAAGAGGGCGCGCAGGTCGAGCGGGGGCGGCTGCTCGAAGACCTCGTCGTCGAGGAGTTCCAGGCTGCGGGCGAGGGCGGTGCGCCAGGGGAAGCCCGCCTCCAGCTCGAGGCGGCTGGGGGCGCCGTCGAGCCGCGTCTCCAGGGCCAGCGGCAGCTCCTCCCAGTCCATGCGCGCGGCCTCGAGCTGGGCGATGCGGGTCAACCGCAGCTCGTACATCGGCATCGGCTCGGGCAGGAAGAGGTCGCTGCGCGCGCGCACCAGGGCCCCCAGCCGCACGAAGGCGCCGGGGCGGCCGGGCACGGGAAGGAAGCGCCGTTGCTCGGGCTGGCGCAGCAGGTAGCGCAACCGCCGGTGCCCGGCTGCGAAGTACAGCGCCCCCGAGGAAAGGTCGTGCACCTGGGCGGCGTCGAGCAGGTCGGTCTTGGGGGCCACCTCCTCGGCCAGGTAGGCCCCGAAGTAGCGGGCCTCGGTGGCGCTGAGCTGGCGCGGCTCGAGCAGGCGCAGGCCCGCGGCCTCGAGCCGGGGGCGCAGCTCGCCGAAGAGCTCGCGGGCCTCGCGGACGTACGCCTGCACCTCGCCCAGTAGGGCCCGGTACTCGCGGGGCACCCGCGGGCGTTCGCGCGAGGCCCGGAAGAGGCGGTAGACCCGGGCGGAGAAGAACTCGTCGGTGTTGGCGGCGAAGATGGCCAGGTAACGCAGCTTCTCGAGCAGGGGCACGTCGTCGCGCCGGGCGGTGAGCAGCACCCGGTGGTTGAAACGGAACCAGGAGCGTTCGCGGCCGAGCTTCACCGGGCCTCCGCGCGGTAGGGTGGGGCATGGAACGCGTGGGCATCGTGGACCTGGGGTCGGGAACGGCCCGGCTCGTCGTCTACGCCTACGAACCCGGCCGCCACTACCGCCTCGTCGACGAGCTGCGCGAACCGGTGCGGCTGGGGCAGGGGCTCGCGGCCACGGGCCGGATCGCGCCCGAGGCCGCCTGGCGGGCGCTGGGCTTCCTGGCCGCGGTGCAGGACTACGCCCGCGCCACCGGCCTCGAGCGGATCGACGCCTTCGCCACCAGCGCGGTGCGCAGCGCCGCGAACGCCCGCGAACTGCTGGAGCCGGCGCGGCGGATGGGGATCGAGGTGCGGGTGCTTTCGGGGGCCGAAGAGGCCCGCTACGGGGTGCTGGCCGTCGCCGCCGGCTTCACCTTCGAAGACGCCTGGGTCGTGGACCTGGGCGGCGGCAGCGCCCAGCTGAGCCGGATGCGCGGCCGCGGCTTCGCCGGCGGGGCCGCCTACCCCCTGGGGGCGGTGCGGCTCAGCGAGCGCTTCCTCGCCCACGACCCTCCGCGGGCGCGCGAGGTGGAGGCGCTCACCGCCGAGGTGAACGGGCAGCTGCAGGACGTCGTCTCCGAGCTGCGCGCGCGGCCGCTGCCGCTCGTGGCCATGGGCGGCACGGTGCGCAACCTGGCGCGGGCGGTGCAACGCGCCCGCCGCTACCCGCTCGAGCGCCTCCACGGCTACTTCCTGCGCGCCGCCGACCTGGACGAGCTGACCGAACGGTTGCTGGGCCTGCGCGCCGCCCGCCGCCGGCGGGTGCCCGGCCTCTCGCCCGACCGCGCCGACGTGATCGTCGCCGGGGCCCTGGTCTACCGCACCCTGCTGCGGGCGGCCGGACTCCCCGGCTTGTGGATCTCGGGGCTGGGCGTGCGCGAGGGCGCCTTCTTCCGGCACTTCCTGCCGCCGCCGCACCGGCCCGCGTGCGTGCGCGAACTCCACCTCGCGAGCCTCGAGGCCCGTTTCCCCCAACCCGCTGCGCATACCCAGAGTGTACGCGACCTGGCCGCGCGGCTCTTCGCGGCGCTGGCGCCGCGGTACGGGCTGGACGAAGGCGACGCCCGCCTCCTCGACGCCGCGGCGCGGCTGCACGACGTCGGCCTGGCCATCGACTTCTACGACCACCATAAGCACGGCGCCTACCTGGTGCTGCAGCACCCCCTCGCCGGCTGGAGCCACCGCGAACAGGCGCTTTTGGCCCTGCTGGTGCGCTACCACCGCAAGGGGCGGCCGCGGCCCGGGGCGCTCGCGGCGGTGCTCGAACCCGGCGACGAAGAACGCCTGGTGCGCCTGGCGGCGATCCTGCGGCTCGCCGAGCACCTGGAGCGCGCCCGCAGCGGCCGGGTGCGGCGGCTGGAGGTGGAACTCGGCGCGGAGGCGGTCACCCTGCGGGTGGGCGGTCCCGAGAACCCCTGGGTGGAGGTCTGGGAGGCGCAAAAAGACGCCGCGCTCTTCGAGCGCGCCTTCGGACTGCGCCTCGAGGTGCAAAGCCTATGAAAGCCGGCGCAGCACCCCGGGCGTGAGCAGGTAGCGCAGCTCGGCGCCGCCGCGGCGGAGGCGCAGCGCCAGCAGCCCCGACTTCTTGAAGGCGAAAGCGTCCGTCCGCCCGGCATCGCCGGCGAGCAGGGCCGCCGCCACCCGGCCGAGGTCGGGTTCGTGGGCCACGACGGCCACGGTGCGGCCGCGCACGATCAGGCGCTCGAGCAGCTCCGGCCCCCAGCCGCCCGCGAGCGCCGGCTCCTCGGCCACCACCTCGGCGAGCGGGGCCAGGTGGTCGGCGGTCTGGCGCGCCCGCAAGAGCGGGCTGGTCCAGAGCAGGGCGTAGCGGACCTCCAGGCGCTCGAGCGCCGCGCGCAGCCGCTCCGCCTGCGCCTCCCCCGCCGCGGTGAGGGCGCGCTCGTCGTCGGGAAGGCCTTCGCGCCGGGGCTGCGCGCGGGCGTGGCGGATCAGGTGCACCTCGGTCATCAGCCGAACCGCCCGGTGATGTAGGCCTCGGTGCGGGGGTCGCCGGGGTTGGTGAAGAGGCGCTCGGTGGGCCCGAACTCGATCATGTCGCCGTTCAGGAAGAAAGCGGTGTAGTCGGAAACGCGCGCGGCCTGCTGCATGTTGTGGGTCACGATCACGATCGTGACCTGCTCCTTGAGGCCCGCGAGCAGGTCCTCGATGGCCTGGGTGGAGATGGGGTCGAGGGCGCTCGTGGGCTCGTCCATGAGCAGCACCTCGGGCTCGACGGCGAGCGCCCGCGCGATCGAGATGCGCTGCTGCTGCCCCCCCGAGAGCCCCACCGCGGGCTCGTTCAGCCGGTCCTTGACCTCGTCCCACAGCGCCGCGGCCTTGAGCGAGCGCTCGGCCACCTCCATGAGGCGGTCGCGGTCTTTCACCCCCACCAGCTTCAGTCCGGCGACGACGTTCTCGAAGATGCTCATCGTGGGGAAGGGGGTGGGGCGCTGGAAGACCATGCCCACCCGCCGACGGATCGCCACCGGGTCCACCCCCGGGGCGTAGAGGTCCTCGCCGTCGAGCAGCACCCGGCCCTCGATGCGCACGATCGGGTTGAGGTCGTGCATGCGGTTGAGGGCGCGCAGGAAGGTGGTCTTGCCGCAGCCCGAAGGACCGATGAGCGCGGTGATCTTGCGGTCGTGCACGGGGAGGCTGACGTTCCGCACGCCGGCGCTCTTGCCGTAGTGGACGGTCAGGTTCTGGGTCTCCATGCGCAAGGGTTCCACGAACGCTCCTCTCAGCTCCGGCGCATCGCCCGGCGCGCCAGGTAATTGGTCACCATCAGCATCAGCGCCAGCAGCAGCGCCGCGCCCCAGGCCTGGCGGATCCAGTCCTCGTAGGGCGAGATGGCGTAGACGTAGATCTTCAGGGGCAGGCTGTCCATCGGCCCCAGCGGGTCGAACGAGAGGAAGGGGTTGCCGAAGGCGGTGAACAACAGCGGCGCCGCCTCCCCAGCGGCGCGCGCCAGCGCCAGCAGCAACCCGGTCACGATGCCCCCCTTGGCCGCGGGCAGGATCAGGCTGAGGGTCACCCGCCAGCGGGGCAGCCCCAGGGCCAGGCCCGCCTCGCGCAGCTCCCAGGGCAGGATGCGCAGCACCTCCTCGGTGGCGCGCATGATGATGGGGATCATCAGGATGGCCAGGGCCACCGCGCCCGAGAAGGCCGAGAACCCGCCCATCGGCTCGACGACGAGGACGAAGGCGAACAACCCCATGAGGATCGCGGGCACGCCGCCGAGCACGTTGGCCACGAGCCTGAGCGGCCGGTTCAGCGGATGGTCGGGGTACTCGGCCATGAGCACGCCCCCGCCCAATCCGAGCAGACCGCCCATGGCCAGCGCCATCAGGTCGATGACGAAGGTGCCCACGATCGCCGGCAGCATGCCCCCGCCGCCCTCGCCCGGCGGGGCCGGCGGCTGGGTGAAGAAGGCCCAGTCGAGGGCGCCGATCCCCTGGGTGAAGACGTGCAGCAGGATGAACCCGAGCGGCAGCAGCACCAGCAGCGTGCCCAGGTAGACGAGGGCGACCATGACGCGGTCGCGCAGGTAACGGCGGCGCAGGTTCACTTGCGCCCCTCCCCCACGCTCATGCGCCGCAGGATGAAGTCGGCGACCAGATTGACCGCCAGCGAAAGCAGCAGCAGCAGGAAGCCGACGGCCAGCAGGCTCGAAAGCTGGAGCCCGCCCTCGGCCTCGGCGAACTCGTTGGCGATCAGGCTGGCCATCGTCGCCGCCGGCCCGAAGACGCTGTAGGGCAGCTGGCCCGAGTTGCCGATCAGCATGGTGACGGCCATCGTCTCGCCGATGGCGCGGGCCAGCGCCAGGACCACGCCCGCGAAGATGCCTCCGCGCGCGTAGGGCAGCACCACCCGCCGCACCACTTCCCAGCGGGTCGCGCCGAGGGCGTACATCGCCTCGCGCTGGTCGCGCGGCACCATGCGGATGGCGTCGCGCGCCAGCGAGGAGGCGTAGGGCACGATCATCAGCGCCAGCACCAGCACCGCCGAAAGC
This genomic stretch from Oceanithermus profundus DSM 14977 harbors:
- the pstA gene encoding phosphate ABC transporter permease PstA; its protein translation is MNLRRRYLRDRVMVALVYLGTLLVLLPLGFILLHVFTQGIGALDWAFFTQPPAPPGEGGGGMLPAIVGTFVIDLMALAMGGLLGLGGGVLMAEYPDHPLNRPLRLVANVLGGVPAILMGLFAFVLVVEPMGGFSAFSGAVALAILMIPIIMRATEEVLRILPWELREAGLALGLPRWRVTLSLILPAAKGGIVTGLLLALARAAGEAAPLLFTAFGNPFLSFDPLGPMDSLPLKIYVYAISPYEDWIRQAWGAALLLALMLMVTNYLARRAMRRS
- a CDS encoding SixA phosphatase family protein, with product MTEVHLIRHARAQPRREGLPDDERALTAAGEAQAERLRAALERLEVRYALLWTSPLLRARQTADHLAPLAEVVAEEPALAGGWGPELLERLIVRGRTVAVVAHEPDLGRVAAALLAGDAGRTDAFAFKKSGLLALRLRRGGAELRYLLTPGVLRRLS
- the pstB gene encoding phosphate ABC transporter ATP-binding protein PstB; amino-acid sequence: METQNLTVHYGKSAGVRNVSLPVHDRKITALIGPSGCGKTTFLRALNRMHDLNPIVRIEGRVLLDGEDLYAPGVDPVAIRRRVGMVFQRPTPFPTMSIFENVVAGLKLVGVKDRDRLMEVAERSLKAAALWDEVKDRLNEPAVGLSGGQQQRISIARALAVEPEVLLMDEPTSALDPISTQAIEDLLAGLKEQVTIVIVTHNMQQAARVSDYTAFFLNGDMIEFGPTERLFTNPGDPRTEAYITGRFG
- a CDS encoding Ppx/GppA phosphatase family protein → MERVGIVDLGSGTARLVVYAYEPGRHYRLVDELREPVRLGQGLAATGRIAPEAAWRALGFLAAVQDYARATGLERIDAFATSAVRSAANARELLEPARRMGIEVRVLSGAEEARYGVLAVAAGFTFEDAWVVDLGGGSAQLSRMRGRGFAGGAAYPLGAVRLSERFLAHDPPRAREVEALTAEVNGQLQDVVSELRARPLPLVAMGGTVRNLARAVQRARRYPLERLHGYFLRAADLDELTERLLGLRAARRRRVPGLSPDRADVIVAGALVYRTLLRAAGLPGLWISGLGVREGAFFRHFLPPPHRPACVRELHLASLEARFPQPAAHTQSVRDLAARLFAALAPRYGLDEGDARLLDAAARLHDVGLAIDFYDHHKHGAYLVLQHPLAGWSHREQALLALLVRYHRKGRPRPGALAAVLEPGDEERLVRLAAILRLAEHLERARSGRVRRLEVELGAEAVTLRVGGPENPWVEVWEAQKDAALFERAFGLRLEVQSL